One Amycolatopsis tolypomycina DNA segment encodes these proteins:
- a CDS encoding TetR/AcrR family transcriptional regulator, protein MRGEILAAAGRLLAELGGEDGLTIRGVARAVGIAPASIYQHFSDRAELVRGLLDHEYARLRDSMRAAEESIGETDVVGRVRAQIHAYCAFAMDNPGHYRLMLANGASGLESGARPTGPLLDVIDRLTAGFERCVEAGHELRVTPGRAAAVVFVGAHGRVALFHSALNRTGAELVEPFVDELVSLVFT, encoded by the coding sequence TTGCGCGGTGAGATCCTGGCCGCGGCCGGCCGGTTGCTCGCCGAGCTCGGGGGCGAGGACGGGCTGACGATCCGCGGCGTCGCCCGCGCCGTCGGCATCGCCCCGGCGAGCATCTACCAGCATTTCTCCGATCGTGCGGAATTGGTCCGCGGATTGCTCGACCACGAATACGCCCGGCTGCGGGATTCGATGCGCGCGGCGGAGGAGTCAATCGGCGAAACCGACGTCGTCGGCCGGGTACGGGCGCAGATTCACGCGTACTGCGCGTTCGCGATGGACAACCCGGGCCATTACCGGTTGATGCTGGCGAACGGCGCGTCCGGGCTGGAGTCCGGCGCCCGCCCGACGGGCCCGCTCCTGGACGTGATCGACCGGCTGACAGCGGGCTTCGAACGCTGCGTCGAGGCGGGCCACGAGCTGCGCGTGACCCCCGGCCGCGCGGCGGCGGTGGTGTTCGTCGGGGCGCACGGACGGGTCGCGTTGTTCCACAGTGCCCTGAACCGGACCGGGGCGGAGCTGGTGGAGCCGTTCGTGGACGAGCTGGTTTCGCTGGTGTTCACGTGA
- a CDS encoding siderophore-interacting protein yields the protein MKPTGLLEVTAVRRVTPRVVRVTFTGAGLDSLEPWPDQQLKLLFPPPGRPVRLPSADDDVMRWYQAYLAIPAEERPVMRSYTVRSHDRETIDVDFVLHSGAAGPATAWAARAAVGDVLGRYGPDPAYRRPLSTADTLLCAGDETAIPAIASLLSEVDNAVAFVEVADAAEEQPLPGEVHWLHRNGAEHGSLLLAAVREAAWPSGSVTAWLAGEAGVVRSLRRHLVGERGLAKNAVEFTGYWRRSLTQDDAPTPEDLADAAEKLEDSAGWKGN from the coding sequence GTGAAGCCGACCGGTCTGCTCGAGGTGACGGCGGTGCGGCGGGTGACGCCGCGGGTGGTGCGGGTGACCTTCACCGGCGCCGGGCTCGATTCCCTCGAGCCGTGGCCCGACCAGCAGCTCAAGCTGCTCTTCCCGCCACCGGGACGGCCGGTGCGGCTGCCGTCGGCCGACGACGACGTCATGCGCTGGTACCAGGCGTACCTGGCGATCCCGGCCGAGGAGCGCCCGGTGATGCGCAGCTACACCGTGCGCTCGCACGATCGCGAGACGATCGACGTCGACTTCGTCCTGCACTCCGGCGCGGCGGGGCCGGCCACCGCGTGGGCGGCCCGGGCGGCGGTGGGTGACGTCCTCGGCCGGTACGGCCCGGACCCCGCCTACCGGCGGCCACTGTCCACAGCGGACACGCTGCTGTGCGCGGGCGACGAGACGGCGATCCCGGCCATCGCGTCCCTGTTGTCCGAAGTGGACAATGCGGTGGCGTTCGTCGAGGTCGCGGACGCGGCGGAGGAGCAGCCGCTGCCCGGCGAGGTGCACTGGCTGCACCGGAACGGCGCCGAACACGGCAGCCTGCTCCTGGCGGCGGTGCGCGAGGCGGCTTGGCCTTCCGGTTCGGTGACGGCGTGGCTGGCGGGTGAAGCGGGCGTGGTGCGTTCGCTGCGACGGCACCTCGTCGGCGAGCGCGGCCTGGCCAAGAACGCCGTCGAGTTCACCGGTTACTGGCGCCGCAGCCTGACCCAGGACGACGCCCCGACCCCGGAAGACCTGGCCGACGCGGCGGAGAAGCTGGAAGACTCGGCCGGGTGGAAGGGGAACTGA
- a CDS encoding phosphotransferase family protein, translated as MEGELTASGIDPAAVVTAEEIGGGTYNRAIRLVLAAGRRLVLKIAPSGPGLTYEHDLLATEAEYYRLASGPLPSVMGAGPEFLLMTEVPGEPWNRTPGAGPHLRRELGAIVARLHETTGPGFGYLQDPLHPTWPSAFRAMVDAVLADAVRYGVRLPRPAAEIAHLVRRREPLLEPVTTPVLVHFDLWQGNILLDGDSVSGIIDAERAFWGDPVAEFVSLTLFHDLDAPLLEGYGAGHFDAPARRRLTLYRVYLGLIMLVEMVPRQDTNADRERFVAAWLASNLDSAQRAL; from the coding sequence GTGGAAGGGGAACTGACGGCATCGGGCATCGACCCGGCGGCGGTGGTGACGGCCGAGGAGATCGGCGGCGGAACGTACAACCGGGCGATCCGCCTGGTGCTGGCGGCCGGACGGCGGCTGGTGCTCAAGATCGCGCCGTCCGGCCCCGGCCTGACGTACGAGCACGACCTGCTGGCGACGGAGGCGGAGTACTACCGCCTGGCGTCCGGGCCGCTGCCGTCGGTGATGGGCGCGGGGCCGGAGTTCCTGCTGATGACGGAGGTGCCGGGCGAGCCGTGGAACCGCACGCCCGGCGCCGGCCCGCACCTGCGCCGCGAACTGGGCGCGATCGTGGCCCGCCTGCACGAAACGACCGGCCCCGGCTTCGGCTACCTCCAGGATCCGCTGCACCCGACGTGGCCCTCGGCGTTTCGGGCGATGGTGGACGCGGTCCTGGCGGACGCCGTCCGTTACGGCGTCCGCCTGCCGCGCCCGGCGGCGGAGATCGCGCACCTGGTGCGGCGGCGCGAGCCGCTGCTGGAGCCGGTGACGACGCCGGTGCTGGTCCACTTCGACCTGTGGCAGGGCAACATCCTCCTCGACGGCGACAGCGTCTCGGGCATCATCGACGCCGAGCGCGCGTTCTGGGGCGACCCGGTGGCGGAGTTCGTGTCCCTGACGCTGTTCCACGACCTGGATGCACCCTTGCTGGAGGGCTACGGCGCGGGCCACTTCGACGCCCCGGCCCGGCGACGGCTGACGTTGTACCGGGTGTACCTGGGCTTGATCATGCTGGTGGAAATGGTGCCGCGGCAGGACACGAACGCGGACCGCGAGCGGTTCGTTGCGGCGTGGCTGGCTTCGAACCTGGACTCGGCCCAGCGGGCGCTGTGA
- a CDS encoding SDR family oxidoreductase — MDITGAVALVTGANRGLGRRFAAALLERGAAKVYAAARNPESIDLPGVVPLRLDVTDPASIREAVAAAGDVTLLVNNAGSSTGASLLGGSLEDIRLEMDTHYFGTLAVTREFAPVLERNGGGAVLNVLSVLSWFTAPQVAAYSAAKSAAWSLTNALRLELARQKTQVTALHVGYMDTDMAKGVDGPKSDPAVVAGLALDGVAEGRFEVLADDLSRNVRAGLAADLPALYPSLVS; from the coding sequence ATGGACATCACGGGTGCGGTGGCACTGGTCACCGGAGCGAACCGGGGACTCGGCCGCCGGTTCGCCGCGGCACTGCTGGAGCGCGGCGCGGCCAAGGTGTACGCGGCCGCGCGGAATCCCGAGTCCATCGACCTGCCGGGCGTGGTTCCGCTGCGCCTCGACGTCACGGATCCGGCGTCGATCCGCGAAGCCGTGGCCGCCGCGGGCGACGTCACGCTGCTGGTGAACAACGCCGGCTCGTCGACCGGGGCGTCGCTGCTCGGCGGGTCCCTCGAGGACATCCGGCTGGAGATGGACACGCACTACTTCGGCACGCTCGCCGTGACGCGCGAGTTCGCGCCGGTCCTCGAGCGCAACGGCGGTGGCGCGGTGCTCAACGTGCTGTCGGTGCTGTCCTGGTTCACCGCACCGCAGGTCGCGGCCTACTCCGCGGCGAAGTCCGCGGCCTGGTCGCTGACCAACGCGCTGCGCCTGGAGCTGGCGCGGCAGAAGACGCAGGTGACGGCGCTGCACGTCGGGTACATGGACACCGACATGGCCAAGGGCGTCGACGGCCCGAAGAGCGACCCGGCGGTCGTGGCGGGACTGGCGCTGGACGGGGTCGCGGAGGGCCGGTTCGAGGTGCTCGCCGACGACCTCAGCAGGAACGTGCGGGCCGGGCTCGCCGCCGATCTTCCCGCGCTGTACCCCTCGCTGGTTTCCTGA